One region of Exiguobacterium acetylicum genomic DNA includes:
- a CDS encoding sensor histidine kinase, protein MTNEMRERLSLNDIVQNIIGVVEESREEIVRITESSREQYAEIQQELRDLKIRVHDYIKEAERLERHIKDAKARLVVVSKNFDSYSEQDVRSAYETANALQLESFINQRDEMNCRKRRDELERRLIQLDETIERADQLIGRVSVVLNFLTDDMQMMNEKYEKAMQKQEMGLKVFQSAENERRRLSRDMHDGPAQTLAHVLIRADLIEKIHQHNGAEAAFEEIHRLRTLIRDGLADIRRIIYDLRPMTLDDLGFVPTLERYLRHIQEISNIPVHFNYLGGGERIDSTYEVAVFRIVQEAVQNAVKHSKASDIRIIIEQYQHSVRIHVKDNGVGFDFDSIVASCDESFGLVGMRERIELIDGEFDIETQPGKGTVIKVKIPIEESEARGETL, encoded by the coding sequence ATGACGAATGAGATGAGGGAGCGGCTATCCTTGAATGATATCGTACAGAACATCATCGGCGTCGTAGAAGAGAGTCGGGAAGAAATCGTCCGGATCACGGAAAGTTCTCGCGAACAATATGCCGAAATCCAGCAAGAACTGCGCGACCTGAAAATTCGGGTGCACGACTATATAAAAGAAGCAGAACGACTCGAACGCCATATCAAGGATGCAAAGGCGCGACTCGTCGTCGTCAGTAAGAACTTCGACAGCTACTCGGAACAGGATGTCCGGTCGGCCTACGAGACAGCGAACGCGTTACAACTCGAATCGTTCATCAATCAACGAGATGAGATGAATTGCCGAAAGCGCCGCGATGAGCTCGAACGCCGACTGATTCAGCTCGATGAGACGATTGAACGAGCAGATCAATTGATTGGACGTGTCTCGGTCGTCCTCAACTTCTTGACGGACGATATGCAGATGATGAATGAAAAATATGAAAAGGCGATGCAAAAACAGGAGATGGGTCTAAAAGTCTTCCAGTCCGCCGAAAATGAACGCCGCCGCTTGTCGCGCGACATGCACGATGGTCCGGCGCAGACGCTTGCCCACGTTTTGATCCGGGCTGATTTGATTGAAAAGATTCACCAGCATAATGGGGCAGAGGCAGCTTTTGAAGAGATTCACCGTTTACGGACGTTGATTCGGGATGGACTTGCCGATATCCGCCGTATCATATACGATTTACGTCCGATGACGCTTGACGATCTCGGATTCGTTCCGACGCTCGAACGTTATCTTCGCCATATTCAAGAAATTTCGAATATTCCGGTTCACTTCAATTATCTAGGAGGCGGTGAACGGATCGATTCGACGTATGAAGTTGCTGTCTTCCGAATCGTCCAAGAAGCCGTCCAAAATGCAGTTAAGCATTCCAAAGCGAGTGACATTCGTATTATCATAGAACAATATCAACATTCCGTACGAATCCACGTGAAGGACAATGGCGTTGGATTTGATTTCGATTCCATCGTCGCATCGTGCGACGAGTCATTCGGACTCGTTGGTATGCGTGAACGAATCGAATTGATCGATGGTGAATTCGATATCGAGACGCAGCCCGGAAAAGGTACGGTCATCAAGGTCAAGATTCCAATCGAGGAATCCGAAGCGAGAGGGGAAACACTGTGA